The Candidatus Gracilibacteria bacterium genome window below encodes:
- a CDS encoding ribonuclease HI family protein, whose translation MLTVNTDGGSRGNPGPSGCAFVVANAGKVIETGKFFLGKMTNNQAEYIGAMLGLLAAQKRGAKEAHLIMDSELVIRQLQGIYKVKDAELKVIHKKIKNILSTFSKVQFSSVLREKNKLADDLANQAMDDEFPIYAYKSETLQSSFFE comes from the coding sequence ATGCTCACAGTCAATACGGATGGTGGCTCTCGATGAAATCCTGGACCCAGTGGATGTGCTTTTGTAGTAGCCAATGCTGGAAAAGTTATTGAGACGGGCAAATTTTTCCTCGGGAAAATGACCAATAATCAAGCAGAATATATCGGAGCGATGCTTGGGCTCCTGGCTGCGCAAAAGAGGGGAGCTAAAGAAGCGCATCTTATTATGGATAGTGAGTTGGTCATTCGTCAGCTTCAGGGGATTTACAAGGTCAAAGATGCAGAACTTAAGGTGATTCATAAGAAAATAAAAAACATTCTCTCGACCTTCTCAAAAGTCCAATTCTCGTCGGTTCTACGAGAGAAAAACAAACTCGCTGATGATCTCGCAAATCAAGCGATGGATGATGAATTTCCGATATATGCTTACAAATCCGAGACCCTGCAATCTTCTTTTTTTGAATAA
- the smpB gene encoding SsrA-binding protein SmpB, which produces MDSKSTHISIVNRKALHDYELIEEHEAGIELFGWEVKSIRQGSCQLKGAHILIRSGEVKIVGMHVSPYKFSVDSDVGVKRERKLFLKKSTILRLEQKTGEQGMTLIPARIYTKGNLIKVSVALGKGKKQYDKREVIKKRDMQRAVAIEIHGK; this is translated from the coding sequence ATGGACTCTAAGTCAACTCACATATCTATCGTAAACCGCAAAGCTCTTCATGACTATGAACTTATCGAGGAGCATGAGGCAGGTATAGAGCTCTTTGGCTGGGAAGTAAAGAGTATTCGTCAGGGATCTTGCCAGCTCAAAGGTGCCCATATTCTCATCCGTTCTGGAGAAGTCAAAATCGTTGGCATGCATGTGAGCCCTTACAAATTTAGTGTTGATAGCGATGTATGAGTCAAACGAGAAAGAAAACTTTTTCTCAAAAAAAGTACTATCCTCCGTCTCGAGCAAAAAACTGGGGAACAAGGTATGACGCTGATACCAGCCAGAATTTATACCAAATGAAACCTGATAAAAGTCTCTGTCGCTCTCGGAAAAGGAAAAAAACAATATGATAAACGCGAGGTCATAAAAAAACGAGATATGCAACGAGCAGTAGCAATAGAAATTCACGGAAAATAA
- a CDS encoding type IV secretion system DNA-binding domain-containing protein, protein MSHGHGHHHSPNITLVIRIPSDFSGGPVDVTQMLEALHPTLGHSVFSLDFHVVGHKLFFSLQVTAEEKPVIENQLYTTFQNIEIEEVKSPMHYNPALSVKASISMRERDFFPIQTYLDGGEGVIKKILSQTADLDLTDKCTFQIALMPAHTHNVIWDFSRKIRHKWHMIKNSMNVKRRFLDTKVNIRTHDAQHKYEHKNHANLYYAKITCYIQSSSQAVARAKMFALLKNLYDLENRENQIVFDVDPMHEGDAKNIMAPVLKGRKYYLGAEEIATLWTFPQPKDKVPHILRILSRKARPPLGLPTNENVPEKDLVKFGITNYRSQKIHFGLKTSDKARHLYIVGKSGSGKSKLIELLGYSDIINGRGFALLDPHGDLVDNILRYIPENRKKDVVIFDPTDLNFPVGFNPLEDVPEEYRQEFTNSFLEIFKKLFGQAWNARLEHVMRFCVLALLEVGGATVLSIIKLLTDRDYRQAVIKQLNDQTVKNFWTNEFAAWSEKFDSEAIMPILNKVAQFVSSPMIRNIVCQTNNAMSLADIMDNKKILLVKLSKGQLGESNANLIGAMMITRIYQVAMMRAEKSEEDRTPFSVYIDEFQNFATDSFENILSEVRKYKLNITVAHQYMDQLSSSLRRTIFGNVANIISFRVGAEDAGVLEKEYEPVFSVPDIMNLGVREMYLKINIDGENTEAFSARTMNVPKLPYDYSQEIWDLSRKTYSRPRKDVEAKIFGTDADVIQSMETLKVEGDFFQPLL, encoded by the coding sequence ATGTCCCACGGTCATTGACACCATCATAGTCCAAATATTACTCTCGTTATCCGAATTCCTTCGGATTTTTCTGGATGACCAGTCGATGTGACGCAGATGCTGGAGGCCCTACATCCTACCCTGGGGCACTCAGTCTTTAGTCTTGATTTTCACGTGGTGGGACACAAGCTCTTCTTCAGTCTCCAAGTGACAGCAGAAGAAAAGCCAGTTATCGAAAATCAGCTTTATACGACGTTTCAAAATATCGAAATAGAAGAAGTGAAAAGTCCGATGCACTATAATCCTGCCCTCTCAGTCAAGGCATCTATCTCAATGCGTGAACGTGATTTTTTCCCTATTCAGACGTATCTCGATGGGGGAGAAGGCGTTATCAAAAAGATTCTTTCACAAACTGCTGACCTGGATTTGACCGATAAATGTACTTTTCAGATTGCTCTGATGCCAGCTCATACACACAATGTTATCTGGGATTTCTCTCGGAAAATCCGTCACAAATGGCATATGATCAAGAATTCGATGAATGTCAAACGTCGATTTCTCGATACAAAAGTAAATATCCGTACGCATGATGCTCAGCATAAATATGAACATAAAAATCATGCAAATCTCTACTATGCGAAGATAACGTGCTATATTCAGTCTTCATCACAAGCGGTGGCACGTGCGAAGATGTTTGCTCTTCTCAAGAATCTCTATGATCTCGAAAATCGTGAAAATCAGATTGTGTTTGATGTCGATCCAATGCACGAAGGAGATGCAAAAAATATCATGGCACCCGTTCTGAAAGGAAGAAAATATTATCTCTGAGCTGAGGAGATCGCGACGCTCTGGACCTTTCCACAGCCAAAAGACAAAGTCCCTCATATCCTCCGCATCCTCTCTCGTAAAGCTCGACCACCCCTCGGTTTGCCGACGAATGAAAACGTGCCAGAAAAAGACCTTGTCAAATTTGGCATCACGAATTATCGCAGTCAAAAAATTCACTTTGGTCTCAAGACCTCCGATAAAGCACGTCATCTCTATATCGTCGGTAAGTCTGGTTCTGGTAAATCAAAACTTATCGAGCTGCTTGGCTACTCAGATATTATCAATGGTCGCGGGTTTGCGCTTCTCGATCCGCACGGTGATCTCGTCGACAATATCCTCCGCTATATCCCAGAAAATCGTAAAAAAGATGTGGTGATTTTTGATCCGACCGACTTGAATTTCCCCGTAGGATTTAATCCGCTCGAAGATGTCCCTGAGGAATACCGCCAAGAATTTACCAATAGCTTCTTAGAGATTTTTAAAAAGCTCTTCGGACAGGCATGGAATGCACGTCTCGAACATGTGATGCGCTTCTGTGTCCTGGCACTCCTCGAAGTCGGTGGAGCGACCGTGCTCTCTATTATCAAACTCCTGACTGACCGAGACTATCGTCAAGCTGTTATTAAACAACTGAATGATCAGACGGTCAAAAACTTCTGGACGAATGAATTTGCCGCTTGGAGTGAAAAATTCGACAGTGAAGCGATTATGCCGATATTGAACAAAGTCGCACAATTCGTCAGTTCTCCGATGATACGAAATATCGTCTGTCAGACGAATAATGCGATGAGCTTGGCAGACATCATGGACAATAAAAAGATTCTCCTCGTAAAACTCAGTAAATGACAGCTCTGAGAATCCAATGCGAATCTGATAGGAGCGATGATGATTACTCGTATTTATCAGGTCGCGATGATGCGTGCCGAAAAATCTGAGGAAGATCGTACGCCGTTCTCTGTCTACATCGATGAGTTTCAAAACTTTGCCACTGATTCCTTTGAAAATATCCTCTCAGAAGTGCGAAAGTACAAGCTCAATATCACCGTCGCTCACCAATATATGGATCAGCTGTCATCGAGTCTCCGCAGAACTATCTTCGGAAATGTGGCAAATATTATCTCATTCCGAGTCGGAGCTGAAGATGCGGGTGTTCTCGAAAAAGAATACGAACCCGTCTTTAGTGTCCCCGATATTATGAATCTCGGTGTGCGAGAGATGTATCTGAAGATCAATATAGATGGTGAAAATACCGAAGCTTTTTCTGCTCGTACGATGAATGTGCCGAAACTGCCGTATGATTATTCGCAGGAAATCTGGGATCTCTCTCGCAAGACCTATTCTCGTCCTCGAAAAGATGTCGAAGCGAAAATATTTGGTACTGATGCCGATGTTATTCAGAGCATGGAAACACTGAAGGTGGAAGGGGATTTCTTTCAGCCGTTGTTATAA
- a CDS encoding 50S ribosomal L9 C-terminal domain-containing protein, with the protein MTTSGKITVEIIHTTANIGKQGEIKEVSLTYAQNKLFPEGIAKEYKPQPSKDEKRAKIYVNRFEITKRLHEKTLIVHMTHEQGKLSEAINQDWVVAKIREKFHIALLPETIRLDEKTIKKAGKYTIHLDLAPDAYAQMVLELH; encoded by the coding sequence ATGACTACATCTGGAAAAATCACCGTCGAAATAATCCACACCACTGCCAATATAGGCAAGCAGGGAGAGATAAAGGAAGTATCTCTAACCTATGCCCAAAATAAGCTCTTTCCTGAGGGAATTGCAAAAGAATACAAACCGCAACCATCCAAGGATGAAAAAAGAGCCAAGATCTATGTAAATCGATTTGAGATCACAAAACGACTGCATGAAAAGACACTTATCGTCCACATGACACATGAACAGGGAAAACTCTCAGAAGCCATTAATCAAGATTGGGTGGTAGCAAAAATTCGTGAGAAATTTCATATCGCTCTCCTCCCTGAGACGATTCGTCTCGATGAAAAGACGATTAAGAAAGCGGGAAAATATACCATTCATCTCGACCTCGCACCCGATGCGTACGCACAAATGGTGTTGGAGTTGCATTAA
- a CDS encoding GTP-binding protein, protein MNTPRHHNLGIFVHIDAGKTTITETMWKIGQQMTEEQEEERKREPKGLTVGDRIATKLIEQLLK, encoded by the coding sequence ATGAATACTCCTCGCCATCATAATCTCTGAATATTTGTTCATATTGATGCTGGTAAAACTACCATAACAGAAACAATGTGGAAAATCGGACAGCAAATGACAGAGGAACAGGAAGAAGAAAGAAAGCGAGAGCCAAAATGATTAACTGTCTGAGATAGGATTGCAACAAAACTTATTGAACAACTCTTAAAATAA
- a CDS encoding RuvX/YqgF family protein has translation MYLGIDYGTHNIGVAIAVVGIAIPHGVFEHEEFFEMLPELVEKKKVKTIVIGEAIGYDAYGKQKKRFEKAIERIRKTVPGIEIVVQDEDLTTFEAQESLGKLGSEDHLDDIAASIILQRFIDNHF, from the coding sequence ATGTATCTCGGCATCGACTATTGAACCCATAATATCTGAGTAGCCATCGCAGTAGTGGGTATTGCTATTCCTCATGGTGTTTTTGAACACGAAGAATTTTTTGAGATGCTTCCTGAACTGGTGGAGAAAAAGAAAGTGAAAACAATCGTTATCGGAGAGGCAATCGGCTATGATGCTTATGGGAAACAAAAAAAGAGATTTGAAAAAGCCATTGAACGAATAAGAAAAACAGTACCAGGAATTGAGATTGTGGTGCAGGATGAAGACCTTACCACATTTGAAGCTCAGGAATCGCTCGGGAAACTGGGATCAGAAGATCACCTTGACGATATCGCTGCGAGCATTATACTCCAGCGGTTTATAGATAACCACTTTTAG
- the uppS gene encoding polyprenyl diphosphate synthase, protein MKISLSFVLDGNRRWAKEKGKNTLFGHTAGVKKVQEVMQWLNHSQEVDECVFWCLSRANLGREIEELKGLFFLLKHYLKRFKKELIDNKTAFLAIGEIYLLPKDIQKQIAELEDATRQFMSHRRLGLGLAYDRDYDLIRATHAVIKKYPDITDPKEIESHLGECGYAKNMRNPTVLVRTGAKKGNRTSGAFMGRETEIHFTETLWPDFSLDSLKKLIEGVKKKEHTYGL, encoded by the coding sequence ATGAAGATATCACTGTCATTTGTTCTCGATGGAAATCGTCGTTGGGCCAAAGAAAAATGAAAAAATACACTTTTCTGACATACTGCATGAGTAAAAAAGGTACAAGAAGTTATGCAATGGCTCAATCATAGCCAAGAGGTCGATGAGTGCGTTTTTTGGTGCCTTTCTCGAGCAAATCTTGGTCGAGAGATCGAAGAACTCAAAGGACTCTTTTTTCTCTTAAAACATTATTTAAAAAGATTTAAAAAGGAACTTATAGACAATAAAACCGCCTTTTTAGCTATTGGTGAGATTTATTTACTCCCAAAAGATATCCAAAAACAAATCGCAGAACTGGAAGATGCAACACGACAATTTATGTCTCATCGTCGTCTCGGATTATGATTGGCTTATGATCGTGACTATGATCTGATCCGTGCCACACATGCAGTCATCAAAAAATATCCCGATATCACTGACCCAAAAGAGATAGAGAGTCATCTCGGAGAATGTGGATATGCTAAAAATATGCGAAATCCGACGGTCCTCGTCCGCACTGGAGCAAAAAAATGAAACCGAACGAGCGGAGCATTTATGGGGCGAGAAACTGAAATTCATTTCACGGAAACATTGTGGCCAGATTTTTCTTTGGATTCACTCAAAAAACTCATAGAATGAGTGAAGAAAAAAGAACACACATATGGACTCTAA
- a CDS encoding M3 family metallopeptidase produces MTTTTWNLPQYFYDTLTDPRIDADIATWLPITREFADRYRGKIRLFTTPEEVLEYYEYSETLSMVGKKTMHYLSYLSSLDTQDTEVQKKLGELEYLGIQLAELTLFISQEWKELGADAIRAFSESPLLTAYKNDLVQQADTVQYLLGEDVELALTKKSRALGIFGLHEELRSSFEFPWTDEKGVEKKITEEEIRAFSRNPDRDIRRRASESLQSVYLVHQNQITFGNLYSGIIKNWSSSIDLRGYKTVMSKRNISEQLPDDVVDVLIAQVQKHFPLYQRFLAAKQKHLGVSELYGYDIGAPIYSIEKKIPYEEACTMVLDMFGSFDVRFHDYAKAMIEEGRIDAFPKAGKRGGAFASYDKGVESFVLLNYTETINDVFTLAHELGHAIHGHLAQIQTSPVYDAPLVLAETASIFSENLLMQRIQATLSPEEQLELLNQKLMDVFGSIHRQIMYVSFERRVHEYIHAGGELTYRELNLWWDEESKKLSGTAITPILTPEKNYGWSSIPHIFSTPFYCYAYSFGMLTSLSLVQKYKSEGPKMIEDYVSLLSSGGSVAPVDILNSIGIDVLKPDFYDNAFAVIEELVGEFEKIAK; encoded by the coding sequence ATGACTACTACCACCTGGAATCTTCCACAGTATTTCTACGACACTTTGACTGATCCACGTATTGACGCGGATATTGCGACATGGCTTCCGATTACGCGGGAGTTTGCTGATCGATATCGCGGAAAGATTCGGCTTTTTACTACGCCAGAAGAGGTGCTGGAGTACTACGAGTATTCTGAGACCTTGAGTATGGTTGGCAAGAAGACGATGCATTATCTCTCGTACCTTTCGTCGCTTGATACGCAGGATACAGAGGTACAGAAAAAGCTCGGAGAGCTGGAGTATCTCGGGATTCAGCTCGCGGAATTGACGCTTTTTATCAGTCAAGAATGGAAAGAACTCGGAGCGGATGCAATTCGTGCATTTTCTGAAAGTCCTCTTCTCACGGCCTACAAAAATGACCTTGTGCAACAGGCAGATACGGTGCAATATTTGCTCGGTGAAGATGTCGAATTGGCTCTGACAAAAAAGTCTCGTGCCCTCGGTATTTTTGGTCTTCATGAGGAGCTTCGCAGTTCATTTGAATTCCCTTGGACCGATGAAAAATGAGTCGAGAAAAAAATCACTGAAGAAGAGATTCGTGCTTTCTCTCGTAATCCTGACCGTGATATCCGACGCAGAGCGTCTGAATCGCTGCAATCCGTCTATCTCGTTCATCAAAATCAGATAACCTTTTGAAATCTCTATTCAGGCATTATCAAAAATTGGAGTAGTTCGATTGATCTCCGTGGTTACAAGACTGTTATGAGCAAGCGAAATATCAGCGAACAACTTCCCGATGATGTCGTGGATGTTTTGATAGCCCAAGTTCAAAAGCATTTTCCTCTGTATCAGAGATTTCTCGCAGCGAAGCAAAAGCATCTCGGAGTTTCTGAATTGTATGGTTATGATATCGGAGCACCGATTTATTCCATAGAAAAGAAAATTCCCTACGAGGAGGCGTGCACGATGGTACTTGATATGTTCGGGTCTTTTGACGTGCGATTTCACGACTATGCGAAGGCAATGATAGAGGAGGGCCGTATTGATGCCTTTCCAAAGGCGGGAAAGCGTGGTGGGGCATTTGCGAGCTATGATAAGGGGGTTGAGAGCTTCGTTCTCCTGAATTATACGGAGACCATCAATGATGTGTTCACGCTCGCCCATGAGCTGGGACACGCGATTCATGGCCATCTGGCTCAGATTCAGACCTCACCGGTCTACGACGCACCACTTGTTCTCGCTGAGACGGCGAGTATTTTCTCAGAGAATCTCCTGATGCAGCGGATTCAAGCGACGCTCAGTCCTGAAGAACAACTGGAACTTCTCAATCAAAAACTGATGGATGTCTTTGGTTCGATTCATCGGCAGATTATGTACGTGAGTTTTGAGCGGAGAGTCCATGAATATATTCACGCGGGAGGGGAGCTGACCTACCGAGAGCTCAATCTCTGGTGGGATGAAGAAAGTAAGAAACTCTCCGGTACTGCGATTACGCCTATTCTGACGCCAGAAAAGAACTATGGTTGGTCGTCGATTCCACATATTTTCTCGACACCGTTTTATTGCTACGCTTACTCATTTGGGATGCTGACATCACTGTCGCTCGTTCAAAAATACAAGAGTGAATGACCGAAAATGATAGAAGATTACGTCTCTCTGCTCAGTTCAGGAGGAAGCGTTGCGCCAGTCGATATCTTGAACTCTATCGGAATCGATGTTCTCAAACCTGATTTCTACGATAACGCTTTTGCGGTAATTGAAGAGTTAGTAGGGGAATTTGAGAAGATAGCAAAATAG
- a CDS encoding HAD-IA family hydrolase — MHYTSSDLRQKYLDFFKSKNHAIIPSAPLVPENDASVLFNTAGMQPLVPYLLGEKHPMGTRLTDAQKCVRTGDIDDVGDDSHCTFFEMLGNWSLGDYFKKESIAFSWEFLTDLDWLGLDPKMISVTVFEGDENAPRDEESADIWAGLGMPRERIAYLPAEDNWWAVGPTGPCGPDTEIFYWVGTGEPQGNKGTNPDDWMEIWNNVFMQFNRKKVEKTLLLDGVFCLINEDFSLNEEVYTLAKMLGLRTIIVTNAPLEKLMPIVEQTGFEYVTYEHNPEKTDPEYYRKLLVDKNLKASECVYVENREVHVKVAEGLGIPTIHYTKPSDIKKVESFLYSLEPLPAQNVDTGMGLERTLAVINNKKSVYETDLFENTLEHIKRIVGEVNYVERGARIIADHLRTAVHMIADGVKPSNTDRGYVLRRLLRRAIREAHKMGHEDACLAQVARDFIRLYENVYASVKNNEAVIIDEISMEEAKFQKTIKNGFRELSKLQSIDGKEAFGLFETYGLPFEMIRDEIIENGGSLATNFETDFDAAMTAHQDLSRTASAGMFKGGLADHSEITVQLHTACHLMLAGLRKVLGPHIMQAGSNITPERLRFDFTHPEKMTPEQIAAVEEFVNNALKSHITVTMNEEPKESAKARGVLGAFWEKYPDTVKVYTMVGDDGIVYSEELCGGPHIGESSTMGTFKIQKEEASSAGVRRIKAVLQ, encoded by the coding sequence ATGCACTACACCTCTTCCGACCTCCGTCAAAAATATCTCGATTTTTTCAAGTCAAAAAATCATGCCATTATTCCATCTGCACCACTCGTGCCAGAAAACGATGCCTCTGTCCTCTTTAATACTGCAGGGATGCAACCATTGGTTCCCTACCTCTTGGGCGAAAAACATCCGATGGGAACGCGCCTCACTGATGCCCAAAAATGTGTCCGAACGGGCGATATCGATGATGTCGGAGATGATTCACATTGTACATTTTTTGAGATGCTCGGGAACTGGTCTCTCGGTGACTATTTCAAGAAAGAATCTATTGCCTTTTCATGGGAATTTCTCACCGACCTCGATTGGCTCGGACTGGATCCAAAGATGATTTCTGTGACAGTATTTGAGGGGGATGAAAACGCTCCACGTGATGAAGAAAGTGCGGATATTTGGGCAGGGCTTGGTATGCCTCGAGAACGAATTGCCTATCTCCCAGCGGAAGATAACTGGTGGGCAGTAGGACCGACTGGACCTTGCGGACCAGATACCGAGATATTTTATTGGGTAGGCACTGGCGAGCCACAAGGAAACAAAGGGACCAATCCGGATGACTGGATGGAAATCTGGAATAATGTGTTTATGCAGTTCAATCGAAAGAAAGTAGAAAAAACTCTCTTACTCGATGGCGTATTTTGTCTTATCAATGAAGACTTTTCTCTCAACGAAGAAGTCTATACTCTCGCAAAGATGCTTTGATTAAGAACAATCATTGTCACAAATGCTCCTCTTGAAAAATTGATGCCAATTGTCGAACAGACAGGATTTGAATATGTGACGTACGAGCACAATCCAGAGAAAACTGATCCAGAATATTATCGTAAACTCCTTGTAGATAAAAATCTAAAAGCTTCTGAATGTGTCTATGTAGAAAACAGAGAAGTTCATGTAAAAGTTGCAGAGGGCTTAGGTATACCTACTATTCACTACACAAAACCAAGTGATATCAAAAAGGTAGAATCTTTCCTCTATTCTCTCGAACCCCTCCCCGCTCAAAATGTCGACACCGGTATGGGTCTTGAGCGTACTCTCGCTGTCATTAATAACAAAAAAAGTGTTTATGAAACTGACCTTTTTGAGAATACTCTCGAGCATATCAAAAGAATCGTCGGAGAAGTAAATTATGTCGAGCGAGGAGCAAGAATCATTGCTGATCACCTCCGAACAGCAGTCCATATGATTGCAGACGGAGTGAAACCAAGCAATACAGATCGTGGCTATGTCCTCCGCCGACTGCTCCGTCGAGCTATCCGCGAAGCACACAAGATGGGACACGAGGATGCCTGTCTCGCACAAGTGGCTCGCGACTTTATCCGTCTCTATGAAAATGTGTATGCATCTGTAAAAAATAATGAAGCTGTGATTATCGATGAAATCAGTATGGAGGAGGCGAAATTTCAAAAGACAATCAAAAACGGTTTTCGGGAACTTTCAAAACTCCAATCTATCGATGGGAAAGAAGCATTCTGACTTTTTGAAACCTACGGTCTCCCATTTGAAATGATTCGTGATGAAATTATTGAAAATGGTGGAAGTCTTGCAACAAATTTTGAAACTGACTTCGATGCAGCTATGACCGCTCATCAAGACCTCTCACGAACTGCCTCAGCTGGTATGTTTAAATGAGGACTCGCGGATCATAGCGAGATAACCGTTCAGCTCCATACAGCTTGTCATCTGATGCTCGCTGGTCTCCGAAAAGTCCTCGGTCCTCATATCATGCAAGCTGGTTCAAATATCACACCAGAGCGATTGCGTTTTGACTTCACGCATCCAGAAAAGATGACACCAGAGCAAATCGCAGCGGTTGAGGAATTCGTCAACAACGCTCTGAAATCTCACATCACAGTAACCATGAATGAAGAACCAAAAGAAAGTGCGAAAGCTCGCTGAGTCCTCGGAGCTTTTTGGGAGAAATATCCTGACACCGTGAAAGTCTACACGATGGTCGGCGATGATGGAATAGTCTACAGCGAAGAACTCTGTGGCGGGCCTCATATCGGGGAATCCTCAACGATGGGAACATTTAAAATCCAAAAAGAAGAAGCATCTTCTGCGGGAGTGAGACGAATAAAAGCAGTTTTGCAGTAA
- a CDS encoding four helix bundle protein, which yields MQSFKDLVVWQKSRILVKEIYILIGQFPKEERYGLVDQIKRSAVSIPSNIAEGCARDTDKEQFRFFSIARGSCAELETQILIAQDLGFLSPDNGEITGKIEEVGKMLSGLLRLKRSQINSPSI from the coding sequence ATGCAATCCTTCAAAGATCTGGTCGTGTGGCAAAAATCACGAATTCTTGTAAAAGAAATATATATCTTGATAGGGCAGTTCCCAAAAGAGGAACGCTATGGTCTTGTTGATCAAATCAAGCGTTCAGCTGTATCAATACCAAGCAATATTGCTGAGTGATGTGCTCGAGATACAGACAAGGAGCAATTTAGATTCTTCTCTATCGCAAGATGATCATGTGCAGAACTTGAAACACAGATTCTTATAGCACAAGACCTCTGATTTCTCTCTCCGGATAATTGAGAAATTACATGAAAAATAGAAGAAGTAGGAAAGATGCTCTCCTGACTCCTGCGTCTTAAACGAAGTCAAATAAACTCTCCATCCATCTAA